The DNA region TTTCTTGATAGGAAGAATTCTCCATTTGCATTGATAGAGAGAGATTTTTGACCTCTAAAATCCATCACCTTAACACCTCTTTTAAACAACTCATTAAATAGGCTTTCTCCTAAAACTCTACCAAAATGTGTAGTTTTATTTAATTGGTGAAGATCTACAAATGATGTAATAGCAACAGAACCAACATTTTTAACTTTTAATGTATTTACCAACTGTTGTGCTATTTTGTCAGCAGTATCTTTTATTGTTGTCGAAGTAGCAACATTTACACTATAGTTTGATACATCTCTATAGGAAATTTTGTTAACTTCTTTAACTGGTTTTACAGTAGTTGTTTCACTTTTTTGGGCACATCCTTGAGCCAACAATAAAGCAAAAGTTAACGAAGATAATAGTCCTAATTGTTTCATCCTTGATCCTTTAGATAAATTTTTAATGAAATTTTATTATACTAGTAGCCCATTCCGATACTAAGGAATACTTTTTGCTATAAAG from Hydrogenimonas thermophila includes:
- a CDS encoding FlgO family outer membrane protein encodes the protein MKQLGLLSSLTFALLLAQGCAQKSETTTVKPVKEVNKISYRDVSNYSVNVATSTTIKDTADKIAQQLVNTLKVKNVGSVAITSFVDLHQLNKTTHFGRVLGESLFNELFKRGVKVMDFRGQKSLSINANGEFFLSRNVKKLHSPIENKYVLVGTYTKIAEGILINSRIVDNKNGRVIATSRVIFHSNDCRIFENCKKPKPEPVIPIRTIDITTDGCATEKCPDVCADNTITCK